A stretch of Rhea pennata isolate bPtePen1 chromosome 18, bPtePen1.pri, whole genome shotgun sequence DNA encodes these proteins:
- the TMEM268 gene encoding transmembrane protein 268 isoform X4 — protein MAYKSQTGEIEKNSSLPSIFCCKSDLNEGSLQWAKEPRNGQVLMVLSMGNNCSATSFDMELCAEKLKSLGIQVAGDRWSRLIQDAVLKPQVRRYMFYNSRAFQIAIAVIFYVSLWTNIYSTIQLYSFGRSWEASMLVTIAAVAVTVVMILIIDRRQRKLWFVHFSPEQCLQSLSARLADLRRKQESHLRHSLDQLCVVMETAVQPDLGKVEQVSSEESPLLSSGVNLKKEPVTCNELLCLIPEGPPEVMAQQLLVIFSGCYVRLLVSGQLPQALAAGHMEHRKVPCLCQFIETSALNTRQCWFMSR, from the exons ATGGCCTATAAAAGCCAAACTGGTGAAATTGAGAAAAACAGTTCCCTTCCCTCGATCTTCTGTTGTAAGAGTGATTTAAATGAAGGATCCCTTCAGTGGGCAAAAG AACCCCGCAATGGCCAGGTCCTCATGGTACTCAGCATGGGCAATAACTGCTCGGCCACCTCCTTTGACATGGAGCTTTGTGCAGAGAAGTTGAAATCCCTTGGGATCCAG GTGGCAGGTGATCGGTGGAGCAGGCTGATTCAGGATGCTGTTCTGAAGCCCCAAGTGAGGCGGTACATGTTTTACAACTCCAGGGCGTTCCAAATAGCCATTGCTGTG ATTTTCTATGTGTCTCTCTGGACAAATATTTACTCCACAATACAGCTGTATTCCTTTGGACGCTCCTGGGAGGCCAGCATGCTGGTGACCATAGCTGCTGTGGCAGTCACAGTAGTCATGATACTGATTATTGACCGACGCCAAAGGAAG CTGTGGTTTGTGCACTTCAGCCCAGAGCAGTGCCTGCAGTCCTTATCGGCCCGCCTCGCGGACCTGCGCAGGAAGCAAGAG tcaCACCTGCGGCACAGCCTGGACCAGCTCTGTGTTGTTATGGAGACAGCAGTTCAGCCTGATCTAGGCAAAGTAGAGCAGGTCTCATCTGAAGAATCCCCTCTTTTATCCAGTGGAGTGAACTTAAAGAAAGAGCCTGTGACATGCAATGAGTTACTCTGCCTCATTCCAGAGGGCCCACCGGAG GTGATGgcccagcagctgctggtgaTCTTCAGTGGCTGCTACGTCCGGCTCCTGGTCAGTGGTCAGCTCCCTCAGGCCTTGGCAGCAGGGCACATGGAGCACAGGAAAGTGCCCTGTCTATGCCAGTTCATAGAGACCAGTGCGCTCAACACCAGACAGTGCTGGTTCATGAGCAGGTGA
- the TMEM268 gene encoding transmembrane protein 268 isoform X1 — translation MAYKSQTGEIEKNSSLPSIFCCKSDLNEGSLQWAKEPRNGQVLMVLSMGNNCSATSFDMELCAEKLKSLGIQVAGDRWSRLIQDAVLKPQVRRYMFYNSRAFQIAIAVIFYVSLWTNIYSTIQLYSFGRSWEASMLVTIAAVAVTVVMILIIDRRQRKINVNTDMRLAAVNEIFIEHNLILGITDVLHGPHNVLQLWFVHFSPEQCLQSLSARLADLRRKQESHLRHSLDQLCVVMETAVQPDLGKVEQVSSEESPLLSSGVNLKKEPVTCNELLCLIPEGPPEVMAQQLLVIFSGCYVRLLVSGQLPQALAAGHMEHRKVPCLCQFIETSALNTRQCWFMSR, via the exons ATGGCCTATAAAAGCCAAACTGGTGAAATTGAGAAAAACAGTTCCCTTCCCTCGATCTTCTGTTGTAAGAGTGATTTAAATGAAGGATCCCTTCAGTGGGCAAAAG AACCCCGCAATGGCCAGGTCCTCATGGTACTCAGCATGGGCAATAACTGCTCGGCCACCTCCTTTGACATGGAGCTTTGTGCAGAGAAGTTGAAATCCCTTGGGATCCAG GTGGCAGGTGATCGGTGGAGCAGGCTGATTCAGGATGCTGTTCTGAAGCCCCAAGTGAGGCGGTACATGTTTTACAACTCCAGGGCGTTCCAAATAGCCATTGCTGTG ATTTTCTATGTGTCTCTCTGGACAAATATTTACTCCACAATACAGCTGTATTCCTTTGGACGCTCCTGGGAGGCCAGCATGCTGGTGACCATAGCTGCTGTGGCAGTCACAGTAGTCATGATACTGATTATTGACCGACGCCAAAGGAAG ATAAATGTGAATACAGATATGAGGCTGGCAGCTGTCAATGAAATCTTTATCGAACACAATTTAATTCTAGGGATTACAGATGTCCTGCATGGGCCACACAATGTCCTACAG CTGTGGTTTGTGCACTTCAGCCCAGAGCAGTGCCTGCAGTCCTTATCGGCCCGCCTCGCGGACCTGCGCAGGAAGCAAGAG tcaCACCTGCGGCACAGCCTGGACCAGCTCTGTGTTGTTATGGAGACAGCAGTTCAGCCTGATCTAGGCAAAGTAGAGCAGGTCTCATCTGAAGAATCCCCTCTTTTATCCAGTGGAGTGAACTTAAAGAAAGAGCCTGTGACATGCAATGAGTTACTCTGCCTCATTCCAGAGGGCCCACCGGAG GTGATGgcccagcagctgctggtgaTCTTCAGTGGCTGCTACGTCCGGCTCCTGGTCAGTGGTCAGCTCCCTCAGGCCTTGGCAGCAGGGCACATGGAGCACAGGAAAGTGCCCTGTCTATGCCAGTTCATAGAGACCAGTGCGCTCAACACCAGACAGTGCTGGTTCATGAGCAGGTGA
- the TMEM268 gene encoding transmembrane protein 268 isoform X2 — MKDPFSGQKLLRGKPTPELCSRLLWALAEPRNGQVLMVLSMGNNCSATSFDMELCAEKLKSLGIQVAGDRWSRLIQDAVLKPQVRRYMFYNSRAFQIAIAVIFYVSLWTNIYSTIQLYSFGRSWEASMLVTIAAVAVTVVMILIIDRRQRKINVNTDMRLAAVNEIFIEHNLILGITDVLHGPHNVLQLWFVHFSPEQCLQSLSARLADLRRKQESHLRHSLDQLCVVMETAVQPDLGKVEQVSSEESPLLSSGVNLKKEPVTCNELLCLIPEGPPEVMAQQLLVIFSGCYVRLLVSGQLPQALAAGHMEHRKVPCLCQFIETSALNTRQCWFMSR; from the exons ATGAAGGATCCCTTCAGTGGGCAAAAG CTGCTGAGAGGAAAACCCACACCAGAGCTGTGCTCACGACTCCTTTGGGCTCTTGCAGAACCCCGCAATGGCCAGGTCCTCATGGTACTCAGCATGGGCAATAACTGCTCGGCCACCTCCTTTGACATGGAGCTTTGTGCAGAGAAGTTGAAATCCCTTGGGATCCAG GTGGCAGGTGATCGGTGGAGCAGGCTGATTCAGGATGCTGTTCTGAAGCCCCAAGTGAGGCGGTACATGTTTTACAACTCCAGGGCGTTCCAAATAGCCATTGCTGTG ATTTTCTATGTGTCTCTCTGGACAAATATTTACTCCACAATACAGCTGTATTCCTTTGGACGCTCCTGGGAGGCCAGCATGCTGGTGACCATAGCTGCTGTGGCAGTCACAGTAGTCATGATACTGATTATTGACCGACGCCAAAGGAAG ATAAATGTGAATACAGATATGAGGCTGGCAGCTGTCAATGAAATCTTTATCGAACACAATTTAATTCTAGGGATTACAGATGTCCTGCATGGGCCACACAATGTCCTACAG CTGTGGTTTGTGCACTTCAGCCCAGAGCAGTGCCTGCAGTCCTTATCGGCCCGCCTCGCGGACCTGCGCAGGAAGCAAGAG tcaCACCTGCGGCACAGCCTGGACCAGCTCTGTGTTGTTATGGAGACAGCAGTTCAGCCTGATCTAGGCAAAGTAGAGCAGGTCTCATCTGAAGAATCCCCTCTTTTATCCAGTGGAGTGAACTTAAAGAAAGAGCCTGTGACATGCAATGAGTTACTCTGCCTCATTCCAGAGGGCCCACCGGAG GTGATGgcccagcagctgctggtgaTCTTCAGTGGCTGCTACGTCCGGCTCCTGGTCAGTGGTCAGCTCCCTCAGGCCTTGGCAGCAGGGCACATGGAGCACAGGAAAGTGCCCTGTCTATGCCAGTTCATAGAGACCAGTGCGCTCAACACCAGACAGTGCTGGTTCATGAGCAGGTGA
- the TMEM268 gene encoding transmembrane protein 268 isoform X3: protein MAYKSQTGEIEKNSSLPSIFCCKSDLNEGSLQWAKEPRNGQVLMVLSMGNNCSATSFDMELCAEKLKSLGIQIFYVSLWTNIYSTIQLYSFGRSWEASMLVTIAAVAVTVVMILIIDRRQRKINVNTDMRLAAVNEIFIEHNLILGITDVLHGPHNVLQLWFVHFSPEQCLQSLSARLADLRRKQESHLRHSLDQLCVVMETAVQPDLGKVEQVSSEESPLLSSGVNLKKEPVTCNELLCLIPEGPPEVMAQQLLVIFSGCYVRLLVSGQLPQALAAGHMEHRKVPCLCQFIETSALNTRQCWFMSR, encoded by the exons ATGGCCTATAAAAGCCAAACTGGTGAAATTGAGAAAAACAGTTCCCTTCCCTCGATCTTCTGTTGTAAGAGTGATTTAAATGAAGGATCCCTTCAGTGGGCAAAAG AACCCCGCAATGGCCAGGTCCTCATGGTACTCAGCATGGGCAATAACTGCTCGGCCACCTCCTTTGACATGGAGCTTTGTGCAGAGAAGTTGAAATCCCTTGGGATCCAG ATTTTCTATGTGTCTCTCTGGACAAATATTTACTCCACAATACAGCTGTATTCCTTTGGACGCTCCTGGGAGGCCAGCATGCTGGTGACCATAGCTGCTGTGGCAGTCACAGTAGTCATGATACTGATTATTGACCGACGCCAAAGGAAG ATAAATGTGAATACAGATATGAGGCTGGCAGCTGTCAATGAAATCTTTATCGAACACAATTTAATTCTAGGGATTACAGATGTCCTGCATGGGCCACACAATGTCCTACAG CTGTGGTTTGTGCACTTCAGCCCAGAGCAGTGCCTGCAGTCCTTATCGGCCCGCCTCGCGGACCTGCGCAGGAAGCAAGAG tcaCACCTGCGGCACAGCCTGGACCAGCTCTGTGTTGTTATGGAGACAGCAGTTCAGCCTGATCTAGGCAAAGTAGAGCAGGTCTCATCTGAAGAATCCCCTCTTTTATCCAGTGGAGTGAACTTAAAGAAAGAGCCTGTGACATGCAATGAGTTACTCTGCCTCATTCCAGAGGGCCCACCGGAG GTGATGgcccagcagctgctggtgaTCTTCAGTGGCTGCTACGTCCGGCTCCTGGTCAGTGGTCAGCTCCCTCAGGCCTTGGCAGCAGGGCACATGGAGCACAGGAAAGTGCCCTGTCTATGCCAGTTCATAGAGACCAGTGCGCTCAACACCAGACAGTGCTGGTTCATGAGCAGGTGA
- the ATP6V1G1 gene encoding V-type proton ATPase subunit G 1 isoform X2 has translation MLLFNEGKNRRLKQAKEEAQAEIEQYRLQREKEFKAKEAAALGSHGSCTTEVEKETQEKMSIIQQNFQKNRETVLSQLLSLVCDIKPEIHVNYRING, from the exons gaaagaatCGGAGGCTGAAGCAGGCAAAGGAAGAAGCCCAAGCAGAGATTGAACAGTACCGTctgcagagggagaaggagtTCAAAGCCAAGGAAGCAGCG GCCCTTGGATCTCATGGTAGCTGCACCACTGAAGTTGAGAAGGAGACCCAGGAGAAGATGAGCATAATCCAGCAGAACTTCCAGAAGAATCGTGAGACAGTACTCTCTCAGCTGCTGTCACTAGTGTGTGACATCAAACCAGAAATCCATGTGAATTACCGCATCAATGGGTAG